The Spirosoma agri genome includes a region encoding these proteins:
- a CDS encoding antitoxin Xre/MbcA/ParS toxin-binding domain-containing protein — translation MALALPVIALSPTLQPRLLTEQEIIARSRQGVLRVEADRVASLVGLTDKELAASLGLSASYLHRLKVDQRISQDASERRLLLENLLLHALDTFEERSQTVLSWLHSPLRELDYQTPLQALDTVTGYTLVDRVLGRIDHGIFG, via the coding sequence ATGGCCCTTGCATTGCCTGTTATAGCGCTCAGTCCAACCCTGCAGCCACGGCTCCTGACTGAGCAGGAAATCATCGCCCGCAGTCGACAAGGCGTGCTGCGCGTCGAGGCCGACCGCGTGGCCAGTTTGGTGGGCTTAACCGATAAGGAATTGGCAGCGTCCTTAGGCTTATCCGCTTCTTACCTGCACAGGCTGAAGGTTGACCAGCGTATCAGTCAGGATGCCTCCGAGCGGCGGCTGCTGCTAGAGAACCTGCTCCTGCACGCTCTAGATACCTTTGAGGAACGTAGCCAAACCGTCCTTAGCTGGCTACACTCACCCTTACGGGAGTTGGACTACCAAACCCCCTTACAGGCCTTGGATACCGTCACGGGCTATACGTTAGTCGACCGGGTGCTGGGCCGCATTGACCATGGTATCTTCGGATAA
- a CDS encoding RES family NAD+ phosphorylase has product MPQVPYDELPAYRLFSLELPQDSQRVVDAVDLPPYWQENTYTHSQHLLADWLAKPDVLALGVPSSVMPSGINYLLHPAHSIYGFIRIIDEKPLVIDPRLWSK; this is encoded by the coding sequence ATGCCACAAGTACCCTACGATGAGCTACCCGCCTACCGGTTGTTCAGCCTGGAGTTACCCCAGGATAGCCAGCGGGTAGTGGACGCAGTTGACCTACCGCCTTACTGGCAGGAGAACACCTACACCCATAGTCAGCATCTTCTCGCTGATTGGCTCGCCAAGCCGGATGTGTTGGCCTTGGGTGTACCCTCCTCGGTGATGCCATCCGGGATCAACTACTTACTGCATCCAGCCCATAGTATCTATGGCTTCATACGGATCATTGACGAGAAGCCTTTAGTGATTGATCCCCGCCTGTGGTCGAAGTAG
- a CDS encoding acetylxylan esterase, translating to MNRKRKPLLPVIAFVILSASQLSGLTAFAQGPGLGQRLPLPPIPIKGDTTHTLSKHFILASAAKKAPDAKGFIQRWLVLEPVKKDIVRNNIFTDNYLRTTFSADNFSSEYTIVPKNGQTVNVRNQDLKWYALDSKTFNLNLYQFTYAINKPKFGILVWLVTVIDCPEEINNVRMAAGCNSGSMWWLNGQEALMLSGDRDMIADNGTSARLTLKKGRNIIRGAVINGPGMANFCVRFLDENGSPVKNLSIRYE from the coding sequence ATGAACAGAAAACGCAAACCCTTGTTGCCGGTTATAGCTTTTGTCATTTTATCAGCCTCACAACTAAGTGGCCTTACCGCCTTTGCCCAAGGACCGGGTTTGGGACAAAGACTACCCCTACCTCCTATACCGATAAAAGGCGATACAACCCATACCCTATCCAAACACTTTATATTGGCCTCGGCAGCAAAAAAAGCACCGGATGCCAAGGGCTTTATTCAACGTTGGCTGGTGTTGGAACCGGTAAAGAAAGATATTGTCAGGAATAACATATTCACGGATAACTATCTCAGAACAACCTTTTCTGCCGATAATTTTTCCAGCGAATACACCATAGTTCCCAAAAATGGCCAAACGGTAAACGTGAGAAACCAGGACCTGAAGTGGTATGCGTTGGACAGCAAGACGTTCAACCTCAATTTATACCAGTTTACCTACGCCATCAATAAGCCAAAATTCGGCATACTGGTCTGGCTGGTCACGGTCATCGATTGCCCGGAAGAAATCAATAACGTCAGGATGGCTGCCGGATGTAATTCCGGCAGCATGTGGTGGTTGAATGGTCAGGAAGCCTTGATGCTGTCCGGTGACCGGGATATGATTGCCGATAATGGCACTTCTGCCCGTTTAACGCTTAAAAAGGGAAGAAACATTATCCGTGGGGCCGTCATAAACGGACCGGGCATGGCTAATTTCTGTGTTCGTTTTTTAGATGAAAACGGATCGCCCGTAAAAAATCTCAGTATTCGTTACGAATAA